A genomic window from Micromonospora ferruginea includes:
- a CDS encoding MFS transporter: protein MSADVQTGTVRTNVPARLDRLPWSRWHWMIVIGLGTVWILDGLEVTIVGNLSGKLAEPGSGLDITQSQVTGLAAALYVAGACTGALFFGWLTDRFGRKKLFLLTLGLYLVATALTALSFDTWWFFLFRFLTGMGIGGEYAAINSAIDELIPARHRGRIDIIINGTFWLGAALGALLTVPLLNGLPTNLGWRVAFGLGAVLGVVILLVRRHVPESPRWLFIHGRADEANRLVDSVEAEVERETGKDLTEADSYIEIRQRKSTNFLEIAKTLFRRYPKRATLGFSLFIGQAFLYNAITFGFAQILQTFFDVPPGNSGYYFAVIAVGNLLGPLLLGKLFDTVGRVPMIAGSYIGSGVLLLGTAWLFHSGVLNAVTMTACWCVVLFFASAGASAAYLTVSEIFPMETRAMAIAFFYAIGTAAGGITGPLLFAKLVGSGQVGDTVLAFAIGAGIMIIGGLVELALGVKAEGKSLEDLATPLSAEQAGVPAQRGPDSSTSTTGATAG, encoded by the coding sequence ATGAGCGCCGACGTGCAGACCGGCACCGTACGGACCAACGTCCCGGCCCGCCTCGACCGGCTCCCGTGGTCCCGCTGGCACTGGATGATCGTGATCGGTCTCGGCACGGTCTGGATCCTCGACGGCCTCGAGGTGACCATCGTCGGCAACCTGTCCGGCAAGCTGGCCGAGCCGGGCAGCGGCCTGGACATCACCCAGAGCCAGGTCACCGGCCTGGCCGCCGCCCTCTACGTGGCCGGCGCCTGCACCGGCGCGCTCTTCTTCGGGTGGCTCACCGACCGGTTCGGCCGCAAGAAGCTGTTCCTGCTGACCCTCGGCCTCTACCTGGTCGCCACCGCGCTGACCGCGCTCTCGTTCGACACCTGGTGGTTCTTCCTGTTCCGGTTCCTCACCGGCATGGGCATCGGCGGCGAGTACGCGGCCATCAACTCGGCGATCGACGAGCTGATCCCGGCCCGCCACCGGGGCCGCATCGACATCATCATCAACGGCACGTTCTGGCTCGGCGCGGCGCTCGGCGCGCTGCTGACCGTACCGCTGCTCAACGGCCTGCCGACCAACCTCGGCTGGCGGGTGGCGTTCGGTCTGGGCGCGGTCCTCGGCGTGGTGATCCTGCTGGTCCGCCGGCACGTGCCGGAGAGTCCACGCTGGTTGTTCATCCACGGGCGGGCCGACGAGGCGAACCGTCTCGTCGACTCGGTCGAGGCCGAGGTCGAGCGGGAGACCGGCAAGGACCTCACCGAGGCCGACAGCTACATCGAGATCCGGCAGCGGAAGAGCACGAACTTCCTGGAGATCGCGAAGACGCTGTTCCGCCGCTACCCGAAGCGCGCGACGCTCGGCTTCTCGCTCTTCATCGGTCAGGCGTTCCTCTACAACGCGATCACGTTCGGCTTCGCCCAGATCCTGCAGACCTTCTTCGACGTGCCGCCGGGCAACAGCGGCTACTACTTCGCGGTCATCGCGGTCGGCAACCTGCTCGGCCCGCTGCTGCTGGGCAAGCTCTTCGACACGGTCGGCCGGGTGCCGATGATCGCCGGCTCCTACATCGGCTCGGGCGTGCTGCTGCTCGGCACCGCCTGGCTGTTCCACTCCGGCGTGCTCAACGCGGTGACCATGACCGCGTGCTGGTGCGTGGTCCTCTTCTTCGCCTCGGCCGGCGCCAGCGCGGCGTACCTGACGGTCAGCGAGATCTTCCCGATGGAGACCCGGGCCATGGCGATCGCGTTCTTCTACGCGATCGGCACCGCCGCGGGCGGCATCACCGGTCCGCTGCTCTTCGCCAAGCTGGTCGGCAGCGGCCAGGTGGGGGACACCGTGCTGGCCTTCGCCATCGGCGCCGGCATCATGATCATCGGCGGTCTGGTGGAGCTGGCGCTCGGCGTGAAGGCGGAGGGGAAGTCCCTGGAGGACCTGGCCACCCCGCTCAGCGCCGAACAGGCCGGCGTGCCGGCGCAGCGCGGCCCCGACAGCTCGACCTCGACCACCGGCGCCACCGCCGGCTGA
- a CDS encoding MMPL family transporter has product MGRRPVTVRLARWSAEHPWRAIALWVVFVAVCFVGGNAAGLNEATDADQAIGEFGRAELIVDGGGFHDPATENVLITARSGTLDPAAAKAVAQDAADRLRQVEGVASVGTPMSSRDGTALLLPITMAGDPESAGDRVQPLRDTTAQVQQAYPELRVEQVGGPSIDKALDDTLGKDFKRAELLSLPVTLAILIIAFGALIAAGVPVLLALSSVAAAMGLSTLASHLVPATDTTASVILLIGMAVGVDYSLFYVRREREERAKGRSGLDAVEIAAETSGHAVVVSGTAVIISMGGLLLAQDAIFSSLAVGSILVVAVAVIGSLTVLPALLAKLGRWVDRPRVPLLWRLTAPRGHQARPRFWPAVLRPALRAPVATLLVSVGLLLALAAPALGMKLKFPGAEDVPRTTPAMQAYDRLTAAFPSNGTSHTVAVRAPADQADRVRAALTGLAGRAATDPLFAPAEGDGPEIKVSADRRVSVLEVATPYASRSDEAARSLHELRRDLVPAALDGIPGIEYAVGGGVAASEDYADHIWAKLPVVAAFVLALTFLVMAWTFRSVVVALTSILLNLLSAGAAYGLLVLVFQSHWAEGLLGFTSMDAIVTWLPLFLFVVLFGLSMDYHVFVVSRIREAVDRGMPNREAVAHGITSSAGVVTSAAIVMVGVFSIFATLSTIDFKQLGIGLAAAILLDATIIRAVVLPSVMTLLGDANWWAPRFLRRRAATPPAEPPPAPAPELVGAR; this is encoded by the coding sequence ATGGGCAGGCGACCGGTGACCGTGCGGCTGGCGCGGTGGAGTGCGGAGCATCCCTGGCGGGCCATCGCGCTGTGGGTGGTGTTCGTCGCGGTGTGCTTCGTCGGCGGCAACGCCGCCGGACTGAACGAGGCCACCGACGCGGATCAGGCGATCGGCGAGTTCGGCCGGGCCGAGCTGATCGTCGACGGTGGCGGGTTCCACGACCCGGCCACCGAGAACGTGCTGATCACCGCGCGGTCGGGCACGCTGGACCCGGCCGCCGCGAAGGCCGTCGCGCAGGACGCCGCGGACCGGTTGCGGCAGGTCGAGGGCGTGGCGTCGGTGGGTACGCCGATGTCGTCGCGGGACGGGACGGCGCTGCTGCTGCCGATCACGATGGCCGGCGACCCGGAGAGCGCGGGGGACCGGGTGCAGCCGCTGCGCGACACCACCGCCCAGGTGCAGCAGGCGTACCCCGAGCTGCGGGTGGAGCAGGTCGGCGGCCCGTCGATCGACAAGGCGCTCGACGACACCCTGGGCAAGGACTTCAAGCGGGCCGAGCTGCTCAGCCTGCCGGTGACGCTGGCGATCCTGATCATCGCGTTCGGTGCGCTGATCGCGGCCGGCGTGCCGGTGCTGCTGGCGCTCTCCTCGGTGGCCGCCGCGATGGGCCTCTCCACGCTCGCCTCGCACCTGGTGCCGGCGACCGACACCACGGCCAGCGTCATCCTGCTGATCGGCATGGCGGTGGGCGTGGACTACTCGCTGTTCTACGTGCGGCGGGAGCGCGAGGAGCGGGCCAAGGGCCGGTCCGGCCTCGACGCGGTGGAGATCGCGGCGGAGACCTCCGGACACGCCGTGGTGGTCTCCGGCACCGCCGTCATCATCTCGATGGGCGGCCTGCTGCTCGCCCAGGACGCGATCTTCTCGTCGCTGGCGGTCGGCTCGATCCTGGTGGTCGCGGTGGCGGTGATCGGCTCGCTGACCGTGCTGCCGGCGCTGCTGGCGAAGCTGGGCCGCTGGGTCGACCGGCCCCGGGTGCCGCTGCTGTGGCGGCTCACCGCGCCGCGTGGTCACCAGGCACGTCCCCGGTTCTGGCCGGCCGTGCTGCGCCCCGCACTGCGCGCGCCGGTGGCCACGCTGCTGGTCTCGGTCGGGTTGCTGCTCGCCCTGGCCGCGCCCGCGCTCGGCATGAAGCTCAAGTTCCCCGGCGCCGAGGACGTGCCGCGCACCACCCCGGCCATGCAGGCGTACGACCGGCTCACCGCGGCGTTCCCGAGCAACGGCACCAGTCACACGGTGGCCGTGCGGGCGCCCGCCGACCAGGCCGACCGGGTGCGGGCCGCGCTCACCGGCCTGGCCGGCCGGGCCGCCACCGACCCGCTCTTCGCGCCGGCCGAGGGGGACGGCCCGGAGATCAAGGTGTCGGCCGACCGGCGGGTGTCGGTGCTGGAGGTGGCCACGCCGTACGCCAGCCGCTCCGACGAGGCGGCCCGGTCCCTGCACGAGTTGCGCCGTGACCTGGTGCCGGCCGCGCTGGACGGCATCCCCGGCATCGAGTACGCGGTCGGCGGCGGGGTGGCCGCCAGCGAGGACTACGCCGACCACATCTGGGCGAAGCTGCCGGTGGTCGCGGCGTTCGTGCTGGCGTTGACGTTCCTGGTGATGGCCTGGACGTTCCGGTCGGTGGTGGTGGCGCTCACCTCCATCCTGCTGAACCTGCTCTCCGCCGGCGCCGCGTACGGCCTGCTGGTGCTGGTCTTCCAGAGCCACTGGGCGGAGGGGCTGCTCGGCTTCACCTCGATGGACGCGATCGTCACCTGGCTGCCGCTGTTCCTGTTCGTGGTGCTGTTCGGGCTCTCCATGGACTACCACGTGTTCGTGGTCAGCCGGATCCGCGAGGCGGTCGACCGCGGCATGCCCAACCGGGAGGCGGTGGCGCACGGGATCACCTCGTCGGCCGGCGTGGTGACCAGCGCGGCGATCGTGATGGTCGGGGTCTTCTCGATCTTCGCCACGCTCAGCACGATCGACTTCAAGCAGCTCGGTATCGGGCTGGCGGCGGCGATCCTGCTGGACGCCACGATCATCCGGGCGGTGGTGCTGCCGTCGGTGATGACCCTGCTGGGCGACGCGAACTGGTGGGCGCCGCGCTTCCTGCGCCGCCGGGCGGCCACCCCGCCGGCCGAGCCGCCGCCGGCCCCGGCGCCGGAGCTGGTCGGCGCCCGCTGA
- the smc gene encoding chromosome segregation protein SMC, translating to MHLKSLTVKGFKSFASATTLKLEPGITCVVGPNGSGKSNVVDAIAWVLGEQGAKALRGGKMEDVIFAGTAGRAPLGRAEVTLTIDNTDGALPIEYTEVSITRRMFRSGESEYEINGDSCRLLDIQELLSDSGIGREMHIIVGQGRLDGMLHAKPEDRRSFIEEAAGVLKHRKRKEKALRKLDAMQVNLNRLTDLTAELRRQLKPLGRQAEVARRAAAIQANLRDARLRLLADDLHTLRTTLDKEIADETAVRERREQIEGEHGEVQGRLGELEAALAEDAPLLAAAQDTWYRLSALQERFRSIEQLARERLRHLSATGDDERPGRDPEQLEAESRRVREQEEELRAALTEDQIRLAEAVEHRQELERQLAAAERELVTAAKAIADRREGLARLTGQVNSARARTTSAGEEIERLAAAHTDALGRADKAQADLDAVAEQSTEADRDNADLDARHAEAVAVHEQAQAAVRSLTDGERAAEKDAATWKAREEALALGLRRKDGAGALLARADQVPGLLGSLAGLLTVAPGDEAALAAALGGLADAVAVSGVDEAVEAMRLLKISDAGRAGLLVGSPAGPGMDGPADALRPKLPDGARWAPDLVECAAGIRPAVHRALRDVALVDDLAAAAELVAANPELRAVTPDGDVVGAYAAAGGSAKAPSFIEVQAAVEEARANRATAEGAAAELREQLTEARAEVTAAKEAVQHAAAAKREAESHRNAAARRLAELGAAARSAKAETDRLGESRARAEAARERDLTALAELAERLRLAEATPLDAEPSTEERDQLAAMVPQARQNEMEVRLAVRTAEERVASIAGRADSLARQATAERAARERAAARRAARTRGAEIARAVVGGAREALTRLTVSLARAEEHRDAVARERAAREAELSEVRGAARRLAAELERLTSQVHRDEVARAEQRLRIEQLEAKAAEDFGLDVPTLVAEYGPEQPVPPTDADVALAESDGRPVPEPVRYERPVQEKRAAKAERELALLGKVNPLALEEFAALEERFKFLSEQLEDLKATRRDLLTVVKDVDERILEVFASAFEDTAREFEQVFTVLFPGGEGRLILTDPEDLLTTGVEVEARPPGKKIKRLSLLSGGERSLTAVAMLVAIFRARPSPFYIMDEVEAALDDVNLGRLITLLAQLREKSQLIVITHQKRTMEIADALYGVTMRSGVTQVISQRLNRAEDDGQETNE from the coding sequence GTGCATCTCAAGAGCCTGACGGTGAAGGGCTTCAAGTCCTTCGCCTCCGCCACGACGCTGAAGCTGGAGCCCGGGATCACCTGTGTGGTGGGCCCGAACGGCTCCGGCAAGTCCAACGTCGTCGACGCCATCGCCTGGGTGCTCGGCGAGCAGGGCGCCAAGGCGCTGCGCGGCGGCAAGATGGAGGACGTCATCTTCGCCGGCACCGCCGGCCGGGCGCCGCTGGGTCGGGCCGAGGTCACGCTCACCATCGACAACACCGACGGCGCGCTGCCGATCGAGTACACCGAGGTCTCCATCACCCGCCGGATGTTCCGCTCCGGCGAGAGCGAGTACGAGATCAACGGCGACTCCTGCCGCCTGCTCGACATCCAGGAGCTGCTCTCCGACTCGGGCATCGGCCGGGAGATGCACATCATCGTCGGGCAGGGCCGGCTCGACGGCATGCTGCACGCCAAGCCGGAGGACCGCCGCTCCTTCATCGAGGAGGCGGCTGGCGTCCTCAAGCACCGCAAGCGCAAGGAGAAGGCGCTGCGGAAGCTCGACGCGATGCAGGTCAACCTCAACCGCCTGACCGACCTCACCGCCGAGCTGCGCCGCCAGCTCAAGCCGCTGGGCCGGCAGGCCGAGGTGGCCCGGCGCGCCGCGGCCATCCAGGCCAACCTGCGCGACGCCCGGCTCCGGCTGCTCGCCGACGACCTGCACACGCTGCGGACCACGCTGGACAAGGAGATCGCCGACGAGACCGCGGTGCGCGAGCGGCGCGAGCAGATCGAGGGCGAGCACGGCGAGGTGCAGGGCCGGCTCGGCGAGCTGGAGGCGGCCCTGGCCGAGGACGCCCCGTTGCTCGCGGCGGCCCAGGACACCTGGTACCGCCTCTCCGCGCTGCAGGAGCGGTTCCGGTCCATCGAGCAGCTCGCCCGGGAACGGCTGCGCCACCTGAGCGCCACCGGCGACGACGAGCGCCCCGGACGCGACCCCGAGCAGTTGGAGGCGGAGTCGCGGCGGGTCCGCGAGCAGGAGGAGGAACTGCGCGCCGCGCTCACCGAGGACCAGATCCGGCTCGCCGAGGCGGTCGAGCACCGGCAGGAGCTGGAACGGCAGCTCGCCGCCGCCGAACGGGAACTGGTGACCGCCGCGAAGGCCATCGCCGACCGGCGGGAGGGGCTGGCCCGGCTGACCGGTCAGGTCAACTCCGCCCGGGCGCGCACCACCAGCGCCGGTGAGGAGATCGAACGGCTCGCCGCCGCGCACACCGACGCGCTCGGCCGGGCCGACAAGGCGCAGGCCGACCTGGACGCGGTCGCCGAGCAGTCCACCGAGGCCGACCGGGACAACGCCGACCTGGACGCCCGGCACGCCGAGGCGGTGGCCGTGCACGAGCAGGCCCAGGCGGCGGTGCGCAGCCTCACCGACGGCGAACGCGCCGCCGAGAAGGACGCCGCGACCTGGAAGGCCCGCGAGGAGGCGCTCGCGCTCGGCCTGCGCCGCAAGGACGGCGCCGGGGCGCTGCTGGCCCGCGCCGACCAGGTGCCCGGACTGCTCGGCAGCCTCGCCGGGCTGCTCACCGTCGCCCCCGGCGACGAGGCGGCGCTCGCCGCCGCGTTGGGCGGGCTCGCCGACGCGGTCGCGGTCAGCGGGGTGGACGAGGCCGTCGAGGCGATGCGGCTGCTCAAGATCTCCGACGCCGGCCGGGCCGGCCTGCTGGTCGGCAGCCCCGCCGGTCCCGGCATGGACGGCCCCGCGGACGCGCTGCGCCCGAAGCTGCCCGACGGCGCCCGCTGGGCACCCGACCTGGTGGAGTGCGCCGCCGGGATCCGCCCGGCCGTGCACCGGGCGCTGCGGGACGTGGCGCTCGTCGACGACCTCGCCGCCGCGGCCGAGCTGGTCGCGGCGAACCCCGAGCTGCGCGCGGTCACCCCGGACGGCGACGTGGTCGGGGCGTACGCGGCGGCCGGCGGGTCGGCCAAGGCGCCCAGCTTCATCGAGGTGCAGGCCGCCGTGGAGGAGGCCCGGGCCAACCGGGCCACCGCCGAGGGCGCCGCCGCCGAGCTGCGTGAGCAACTGACCGAGGCGCGCGCCGAGGTGACCGCCGCCAAGGAGGCGGTGCAGCACGCCGCCGCCGCCAAGCGGGAGGCGGAGAGCCACCGCAACGCCGCCGCCCGCCGGCTCGCCGAGCTGGGCGCGGCGGCCCGCTCGGCCAAGGCCGAAACCGACCGGCTCGGCGAGTCGCGGGCCCGCGCCGAGGCGGCCCGGGAACGCGACCTGACGGCGCTCGCCGAGCTGGCGGAGCGGCTGCGGCTGGCCGAGGCCACCCCGCTCGACGCCGAACCGTCCACCGAGGAGCGCGACCAGCTCGCCGCCATGGTGCCGCAGGCCCGGCAGAACGAGATGGAGGTCCGGCTCGCGGTGCGTACCGCGGAGGAACGGGTCGCATCGATCGCCGGCCGGGCCGACTCGCTGGCCCGGCAGGCCACCGCCGAACGCGCGGCGCGGGAGCGCGCCGCCGCCCGCCGCGCCGCCCGCACCCGCGGCGCGGAGATCGCGCGGGCCGTGGTCGGCGGCGCCCGCGAGGCGCTCACCCGGCTCACCGTCTCGCTCGCCCGGGCCGAGGAGCACCGCGACGCCGTCGCCCGCGAACGCGCCGCCCGCGAGGCCGAGCTGTCCGAGGTACGCGGCGCGGCCAGGCGGCTCGCCGCCGAGCTGGAGCGGCTCACCAGCCAGGTGCACCGGGACGAGGTGGCCCGCGCCGAGCAGCGACTGCGCATCGAGCAGTTGGAGGCGAAGGCCGCCGAGGACTTCGGCCTGGACGTGCCCACGCTCGTCGCCGAGTACGGGCCGGAGCAGCCGGTCCCGCCCACCGACGCCGACGTCGCGCTCGCCGAGTCCGACGGCCGGCCGGTGCCCGAGCCGGTCCGCTACGAGCGGCCGGTGCAGGAGAAGCGGGCCGCCAAGGCGGAGCGGGAGCTGGCCCTGCTCGGCAAGGTGAACCCGCTCGCGCTGGAGGAGTTCGCCGCGCTGGAGGAACGCTTCAAGTTCCTCTCCGAGCAGTTGGAGGACCTGAAGGCCACCCGGCGTGACCTGCTCACCGTGGTCAAGGACGTCGACGAGCGGATCCTTGAGGTCTTCGCCAGCGCGTTCGAGGACACGGCGCGGGAGTTCGAGCAGGTCTTCACCGTGCTCTTCCCCGGTGGCGAGGGCCGGCTCATCCTCACCGACCCGGAGGACCTGCTCACCACCGGCGTCGAGGTGGAGGCCCGGCCGCCGGGCAAGAAGATCAAGCGGCTGTCGCTGCTCTCCGGCGGCGAGCGGTCGCTGACCGCGGTGGCCATGCTGGTGGCGATCTTCCGCGCCCGGCCCAGCCCGTTCTACATCATGGACGAGGTGGAGGCGGCGCTCGACGACGTCAACCTGGGCCGACTGATCACGCTGCTGGCACAGTTGCGGGAGAAGAGCCAGTTGATCGTGATCACGCACCAGAAGCGGACCATGGAGATCGCCGACGCGCTCTACGGCGTGACCATGCGCAGCGGCGTGACCCAGGTGATCAGCCAGCGGCTCAACCGGGCCGAGGACGACGGGCAGGAGACGAACGAGTGA
- a CDS encoding HAD family hydrolase, whose amino-acid sequence MSRERATALLVDFDGVLRRWDPAVAAGVEREYGLTEGVLGEIAMSWGLLQPVLTGQVSHAGWMASVADALTPSVGDPARARAAVDEWQRYRGEVDPDVLAFVREVRAAGIRVGLGTNATDLLDADLAALGLTDELDVVVNSSVVGVHKPAKEYFQAACAALDTPPARVLFVDDQDRAVAGARVAGLSAHRWSGPADLRYLRAALAC is encoded by the coding sequence GTGAGTCGGGAACGCGCCACGGCGCTCCTGGTGGACTTCGACGGCGTGCTGCGCCGCTGGGACCCGGCGGTGGCCGCCGGCGTCGAGCGGGAGTACGGGCTCACCGAGGGCGTCCTCGGCGAGATCGCGATGTCCTGGGGGCTGCTCCAGCCGGTGCTCACCGGACAGGTCAGCCACGCCGGGTGGATGGCGAGCGTGGCCGACGCGCTGACCCCCTCGGTCGGCGACCCGGCACGGGCCCGCGCGGCGGTCGACGAGTGGCAGCGCTACCGGGGCGAGGTCGACCCCGACGTGCTGGCGTTCGTCCGCGAGGTGCGGGCGGCCGGCATCCGGGTCGGGCTGGGCACCAACGCCACCGACCTGCTCGACGCCGACCTGGCCGCGCTGGGGCTCACCGACGAGCTGGACGTGGTGGTCAACTCCTCGGTGGTGGGCGTGCACAAGCCGGCGAAGGAATACTTCCAGGCCGCCTGCGCGGCGCTGGACACCCCGCCGGCCCGGGTGCTCTTCGTCGACGACCAGGACCGCGCGGTCGCCGGCGCCCGGGTCGCCGGGCTCTCCGCGCACCGCTGGAGCGGTCCGGCCGACCTGCGCTACCTGCGCGCCGCGCTGGCCTGCTGA
- a CDS encoding CAP domain-containing protein — protein sequence MYRWTDPIDPDDASRRPEQPTDQGPAWLTDRPEPRSSYLFGDEPAQPPAGHLPPTLDAGRYGDVDGPGPGPAGYGPAMPQPGYPAEQPGYATEQPGYAAERTGHLAAQPGYAAAPDHGHGAAETGYDPHAPFAPAGPYPHAPFAAAGPHPTDRDRWNGEEQRDRWNGEEQPAGAWAQPTAAWQPVTDTPPDDSRHRQKRRFSRPLVIGGAAAVATLVVSLGVGAVLLPGGDGPAERTAADAPALVAPDGPEQTDSAPPADALVPGSASPSATPTTVKPSPTKKATPRPSRTKAPSRQLERSSAPSGTTARTTSSGGLSSELQQVVTLVNQERAKAGCKALTVNSKLTLAAQRHSQDQADHKKMSHDGSDGSKFTDRYNRVGYAFRSGAENVAWGYESADAVMKGWMNSEGHRNNILNCSYTEIGVGVARSNGPYWTQDFGTPR from the coding sequence GTGTACCGCTGGACCGACCCGATCGACCCGGATGACGCCTCCCGGCGCCCGGAGCAGCCGACCGACCAGGGTCCGGCGTGGCTCACCGACCGGCCCGAGCCGCGGTCCTCGTACCTCTTCGGGGACGAGCCGGCGCAGCCGCCCGCCGGGCACCTGCCGCCCACCCTCGACGCCGGCCGCTACGGCGACGTCGACGGCCCCGGACCCGGCCCGGCCGGGTACGGCCCCGCCATGCCACAGCCCGGATACCCCGCCGAGCAGCCCGGGTACGCCACCGAGCAGCCGGGATACGCCGCCGAGCGGACCGGACACCTCGCCGCGCAGCCGGGATACGCCGCCGCGCCGGACCACGGCCACGGTGCCGCCGAGACCGGATACGACCCGCATGCGCCGTTCGCGCCGGCCGGCCCCTACCCGCACGCGCCGTTCGCGGCGGCCGGTCCCCACCCGACCGACCGGGACCGGTGGAACGGTGAGGAGCAGCGCGACCGGTGGAACGGTGAGGAGCAGCCGGCCGGCGCCTGGGCGCAGCCCACGGCGGCCTGGCAGCCGGTGACCGACACCCCGCCCGACGACAGCCGGCACCGCCAGAAGCGGCGGTTCTCCCGACCGCTGGTGATCGGCGGGGCCGCCGCGGTCGCGACGCTCGTGGTGAGCCTGGGGGTGGGCGCCGTGCTGCTGCCCGGTGGGGACGGCCCGGCCGAGCGCACCGCCGCCGACGCGCCGGCGCTCGTCGCCCCGGACGGACCGGAGCAGACCGACAGCGCACCGCCCGCCGACGCCCTGGTCCCGGGATCGGCGAGCCCGTCGGCCACGCCGACCACCGTCAAGCCCAGCCCGACGAAGAAGGCCACGCCCCGGCCCAGCCGGACCAAGGCCCCGTCGCGGCAGCTCGAACGCAGCAGCGCGCCGAGCGGCACCACCGCCCGGACCACCTCCTCCGGCGGCCTCAGCTCCGAACTCCAGCAGGTCGTCACCCTGGTGAACCAGGAGCGAGCGAAGGCCGGCTGCAAGGCGCTGACCGTCAACTCCAAGCTGACGCTCGCCGCCCAGCGGCACAGCCAGGACCAGGCCGACCACAAGAAGATGTCGCATGACGGCAGCGACGGCAGCAAGTTCACCGACCGGTACAACCGCGTCGGCTACGCCTTCCGCAGCGGCGCCGAGAACGTGGCGTGGGGCTACGAGAGCGCGGATGCGGTGATGAAGGGCTGGATGAACTCCGAGGGGCACCGGAACAACATCCTGAACTGCTCCTACACCGAAATCGGGGTGGGCGTGGCGCGCAGCAACGGTCCGTACTGGACGCAGGACTTCGGCACCCCGCGCTGA
- a CDS encoding endo alpha-1,4 polygalactosaminidase, with the protein MRIRPACAVPRSRPARVRRRGPRRGVALALTALLLAPVPACRERVTVPPGAPTSWPAALARRWTWQWQLTGPVDVSVDAAVFLLDPVRTTSAETAALRARSRRLVCHVRVGTYAAGDPDAGRFPVAVRGAAVPGRPGARFLDVRRWEALSPVLADRFRLCRGKGFGAVALDDADGYRRRSGFPLDFDEQLLFNRRLAALARRLDLSPGLVDDIAQVAALAPDFDFAVNQECVRRRECAKLLPFADAAKPVFHVEYTGDPAASCVTATGYGFASIRKDRALDAWREPCPLP; encoded by the coding sequence ATGCGGATCCGGCCGGCGTGTGCCGTGCCGCGCTCCCGGCCGGCCCGCGTCCGCCGACGAGGGCCGCGCCGGGGCGTGGCGCTGGCGTTGACCGCGCTGCTGCTCGCCCCGGTCCCGGCCTGCCGGGAGCGGGTCACCGTCCCACCCGGCGCGCCCACCTCCTGGCCGGCCGCGCTGGCCCGCCGCTGGACGTGGCAGTGGCAGCTCACCGGCCCGGTGGACGTCTCCGTGGACGCGGCGGTCTTCCTCCTCGACCCGGTCCGGACCACCTCCGCCGAGACCGCCGCGCTGCGCGCCCGCAGCCGCCGGCTGGTCTGCCACGTCCGGGTCGGCACGTACGCGGCCGGCGATCCGGACGCCGGCCGCTTCCCGGTCGCCGTGCGCGGCGCGGCGGTGCCCGGCCGTCCGGGCGCCCGGTTCCTCGACGTCCGGCGTTGGGAGGCGCTGTCGCCGGTGCTGGCCGACCGGTTCCGGCTGTGCCGGGGCAAGGGTTTCGGCGCGGTGGCGCTGGACGACGCGGACGGCTACCGGCGCCGCTCCGGTTTCCCGCTCGACTTCGACGAGCAGTTGCTGTTCAACCGCCGGCTGGCCGCGCTGGCCCGGCGGCTCGACCTCTCCCCCGGGCTGGTGGACGACATCGCGCAGGTGGCGGCGCTGGCCCCGGACTTCGACTTCGCGGTCAACCAGGAGTGCGTACGCCGGCGGGAGTGCGCGAAGCTGCTGCCGTTCGCCGACGCCGCCAAGCCGGTCTTCCACGTGGAGTACACCGGCGACCCGGCCGCCTCCTGCGTCACCGCGACCGGCTACGGCTTCGCCTCGATCCGCAAGGACCGGGCGCTGGACGCCTGGCGGGAGCCCTGCCCGCTGCCCTGA